A genomic window from Salvelinus namaycush isolate Seneca chromosome 21, SaNama_1.0, whole genome shotgun sequence includes:
- the LOC120066339 gene encoding fibroblast growth factor receptor substrate 2-like, whose product MGSCLSCPEKESIPDNHQTKFKVINVDDDGNELGSGVMELTEAELVLHTHRRDDVRWPYMCLRRYGYDSNLFSFESGHRCKTGPGIFAFKCARAEEIFNMLQEVMHSHSISVVEEAVLEANHQTALGYSVPTMPNGVTRIPSVGDTPSHPSTRHPSVASTRLPSVGEESSHPLLVADDAIHTYVNTTGLLDDQPSPLTVPAPLDSPDSGQSQCPPTPPPPRVARPEPLPPMPQLQEEPQVLLEPLGVRFVLGPTPVQKKMAKGKQSTGGGDGEEAGEDPESPDLGEEETNSQTDTHCATEAPALLEGQPQPPHTHSNGTSVRVTAPVTAPRLHRTPPDTLQNVNNSAQRRTALLDYENLPALPPVWETRKPSNEQVENNGGGQGGLKTPSLNGYNLHHHSYSHPLSAYPPHSAMEPSHNYVNTENVTAPLSARCAPDMVRRHTIFNFDFRRPLGLLCQEPPKTLNYIEVEMESTTTSSSAAAKGASSDTSNPHTPRTPTSPLPPTTPTRRTELYAFIDIERTAAMSSLQKARPRDDGTSRKTRHNSTELPTKSTV is encoded by the exons ATGGGAAGCTGCTTGAGCTGTCCAGAGAAGGAGTCAATCCCAGATAATCATCAAACCAAATTTAAG GTGATAAACGTGGATGACGATGGGAACGAGCTGGGCTCGGGCGTGATGGAGCTGACGGAGGCAGAGCTGGTCCTCCACACCCATCGCCGTGACGATGTTAGGTGGCCTTACATGTGCCTGCGTCGCTATGGCTACGACTCCAACCTCTTCTCCTTCGAGAGCGGCCACCGCTGCAAGACGGGACCAG GGATCTTTGCCTTCAAGTGTGCGCGGGCAGAGGAGATCTTCAATATGCTGCAGGAGGTAATGCACAGCCACAGCATCagtgtggtggaggaggccgtGCTGGAGGCCAACCACCAGACTG CTCTGGGCTACTCTGTCCCCACCATGCCCAATGGTGTCACTCGGATCCCTTCGGTGGGCGACACCCCCTCACACCCCTCCACGCGCCACCCGTCTGTGGCCAGCACCCGCCTGCCCTCGGTGGGAGAGGAGTCCTCACACCCCCTGCTAGTGGCTGATGATGCG ATCCACACCTATGTGAACACCACAGGTCTGCTGGATGACCAGCCTAGCCCTCTGACTGTTCCAGCCCCTCTGGACAGCCCCGACTCAGGCCAGTCCCAGTGTCCCCCTACACCTCCCCCTCCACGGGTAGCCAGACCAGAGCCTCTGCCCCCCATGCCCCAGCTCCAGGAAGAGCCCCAGGTACTGCTGGAGCCCCTGGGGGTGCGCTTTGTGCTGGGACCCACCCCTGTACAGAAGAAGATGGCCAAGGGGAAGCAGTCTActgggggtggagatggagaggaggcaggggaggaCCCAGAGTCCCCGGATCTTGGAGAGGAGGAGACTAACAGCCAGACGGACACACACTGTGCCACAGAGGCCCCAGCCCTACTGGAGGGCCAGCCTCAGCCGCCCCACACACACTCCAACGGCACCTCTGTCAGGGTTACTGCCCCAGTAACAGCCCCCCGCCTCCACCGCACGCCCCCCGACACCCTGCAGAATGTCAACAACTCAGCCCAGCGACGCACGGCCCTCTTGGACTATGAGAACCTCCCGGCCCTGCCGCCCGTCTGGGAGACCCGCAAGCCCAGCAACGAGCAGGTGGAGAACAATGGAGGCGGCCAGGGGGGGCTGAAGACGCCATCCCTCAACGGCTAcaacctccaccaccactcctACTCCCACCCCCTGTCAGCCTACCCCCCTCATTCGGCCATGGAACCCTCCCACAACTACGTCAACACAGAGAATGTGACGGCTCCTCTCAGCGCTCGCTGTGCCCCCGACATGGTACGCCGCCACACCATCTTCAACTTTGACTTCCGCCGGCCGTTGGGGCTGCTGTGTCAGGAGCCTCCCAAGACGCTCAACTACATCGAGGTGGAGATGGAATCTACCACCACCTCTTCATCCGCAGCTGCCAAGGGTGCCTCCTCGGACACCAGCAACCCCCACACGCCCCGCACCCCCACCTCGCCGCTGCCGCCTACCACCCCCACACGCCGTACCGAGCTCTATGCCTTCATAGACATCGAGCGCACCGCCGCCATGTCAAGCCTGCAGAAGGCTCGGCCGCGCGACGACGGAACATCGAGGAAAACGCGGCACAATAGTACGGAGCTGCCCACCAAAAGCACTGTCTGA